A genomic window from Osmerus eperlanus chromosome 5, fOsmEpe2.1, whole genome shotgun sequence includes:
- the ergic2 gene encoding endoplasmic reticulum-Golgi intermediate compartment protein 2 isoform X1 → MRRLSRKKAFSLVRELDAFPKVPESYVETTATGGTVSLVAFSFMALLAFLEFFVYRDTWMKYEYEVDKDFSSKLRINVDITVAMRCQFVGADVLDLAETMVASDGLKYDPVMFELSPQQRLWHMTLLHIQDRLREEHSLQDVLFKTAMKGAPTALPPREDSPPQPLHACRIHGHLYVNKVAGNFHITVGKAIPHPRGHAHLAALVSHDSFNFSHRIDHLSFGEEIPGILNPLDGTEKVCTSHNQMFQYFITIVPTKLNTYQISAETHQYSVTERDRVIDHAAGSHGVSGIFMKYDISSLMVTVTEQHMPLWKFLVRLCGIVGGIFSTTGMLHGIGRFLVDVVCCRFQLGAYKPQEERLLDDHLHPQEDQVNAQDPTPTGNHTH, encoded by the exons ATGAGGAGGTTGTCCCGAAAGAAGGCTTTCAGCCTGGTGAGAGAGTTGGACGCTTTTCCTAAAGTTCCCGAAAGTTACGTGGAGACCACAGCAACTGGCGGAACAG TGTCTTTGGTGGCCTTCAGTTTCATGGCCCTGCTTGCGTTCCTGGAGTTCTTTGTGTATCGAGACACATGGATGAAGTATGAGTATGAAGTTGACAAAGACTTCTCCAG TAAATTAAGAATAAATGTTGACATCACCGTTGCCATGAGGTGCCAGT tcgtgGGGGCGGACGTCCTGGACTTAGCAGAGACCATGGTGGCATCCGATGGGCTGAAGTACGATCCA GTCATGTTTGAGCTCTCACCCCAGCAAAGACTGTGGCACAT gacTCTGCTGCACATCCAGGATCGTCTCAGGGAGGAACACTCTCTGCAGGATGTTCTCTTCAAGACTGCCATGAAAGGAGCCCCCACAGCCCTTCCCcccag GGAGGACAGCCCGCCCCAGCCCCTGCACGCCTGCAGGATACACGGACACCTCTATGTTAACAAGGTGGCAGGGAACTTCCACATCACCGTAGGAAA GGCCATCCCTCATCCCAGAGGCCACGCCCATTTAGCTGCTCTGGTCAGCCAcgact CGTTTAACTTCTCCCACCGCATCGATCACCTGTCGTTTGGGGAGGAGATCCCAGGCATCCTGAACCCTCTGGATGGGACAGAGAAGGTCTGCACCAGCC ACAACCAGATGTTCCAATACTTCATCACCATAGTGCCCACCAAGCTCAACACCTACCAGATCTCTGCCGAGACACACCAGTACTCTGTCACTGAGCGG GACCGTGTGATTGACCATGCGGCAGGAAGCCACGGTGTCTCTGGGATCTTCATGAAGTATGACATCAGCTCTCTCATGGTGACGGTTACTGAGCAACACATGCCCCTGTGGAAGTTCCTGGTCCGGCTCTGTGGCATCGTTGGGGGCATCTTCTCCACGACAG GCATGCTCCATGGCATTGGGAGGTTCTTAGTGGATGTGGTCTGCTGTCGCTTCCAGCTGGGCGCCTACAAACCACAGGAG GAGAGGTTACTGGATGATCATTTGCACCCGCAGGAGGACCAGGTGAACGCCCAGGATCCCACCCCCACAGGAAATCATACCCACTGA
- the kxd1 gene encoding kxDL motif-containing protein 1: protein MEPTASGMFCNRMLSMVNSEDVNAIIQAQRHMLDRFEKTNEMLINFNGLSNVRLQQVNEHFLIHTRTLVEMKKDLDSIFRRIRTLKGKIAKQYPEAFSNVHESPTLEDDDDDLCLIPPSVATTTAATSEQSTESCDTSPGLVSPAISRCSEDLSEPQDTPTSDWPAAGLRDEGPDSVPAE, encoded by the exons ATGGAGCCCACTGCTTCAGGGATGTTCTGTAACAGGATGCTGAGCATGGTCAACTCGGAGGACGTTAACGCCATTATCCAAGCCCAGAGACACAT GTTGGACCGCTTTGAGAAAACGAACGAGATGCTGATAAACTTCAACGGACTTTCCAACGTGCGTCTGCAGCAGGTGAATGAACACTTCCTCATCCACACAAGGACCCTGGTGGAGATGAAGAAGGACCTGGACAGCATCTTCAGAAGGATCAG GACACTGAAGGGAAAGATTGCCAAACAGTACCCTGAGGCATTCAGCA ATGTCCATGAGTCCCCTACCCTGgaggatgacgatgatgacCTCTGCCTGATCCCACCCAGCGTTGCCACGACAACAGCCGCCACCTCAGAGCAGAGCACTGAGTCATGTGACACGAGCCCAGGCCTTGTGTCGCCCGCCATCAGCCGCTGCTCCGAAGACCTCTCAGAGCCCCAAGACACACCCACCTCCGACTGGCCTGCGGCAGGGCTGCGGGACGAGGGCCCAGACTCTGTCCCTGCGGAGTAG
- the LOC134021721 gene encoding SIN3-HDAC complex-associated factor-like, with translation MFGFHKPKMYRSLDGCCICRAKSSSSRFTDSKRYEKDFTSCFGLCETRTGEICNACVLLVKRWKKLPTGSKKNWNHVVDARGGPSLKLSSRPKKIKPLSKRARPSQISRLQKELKRINSDAHSTTSSMSPAQSPSYSPSDEGSDAELSPGSSRSPVFSFLDLTYWKRQRVCCGIIYKGRFGEVLIDPHLFKPCCRRKQQEQQQEAEEEDGYDEEEEEEEVEVGEEGEVLEEQVEEEEVGREKLQVLEEPVEEELRGEELRGEELPEEKEQPQQDLFTQEQVTMATLQTIKQQEQWRGPGDGQLK, from the exons ATGTTTGGCTTTCACAAGCCGAAGATGTACAGGAGTTTAGACGGCTGTTGCATCTGCCGCGCCAAGTCTTCCAGCTCGCGCTTTACCGACAGTAAGCGGTACGAAAAGGACTTCACGAGCTGCTTtgg ACTGTGCGAAACTCGGACTGGAGAGATTTGTAACGCCTGTGTTCTACTGGTGAAGCGATGGAAGAAACTGCCCACTGGGTCCAAGAAGAACTGGAATCAT GTGGTTGATGCACGAGGTGGGCCCAGTCTGAAGCTGTCCTCCAGACCAAAGAAGATCAAGCCTCTGTCCAAGCGTGCGAGGCCAAGCCAGATCAGCCGGCTGCAGAAAGAGTTGAAGAGAATCA ACTCTGATGCCCACAGCACCACATCCAGCATGTCCCCGGCCCAGTCCCCCAGCTACAGCCCGTCTGACGAAGGCTCAGACGCTGAGCTCTCTCCTGGCTCCAGCCGCTCACCCGTCTTCTCGTTCCTGGACCTCACATACTGGAAGAG GCAGAGGGTGTGCTGTGGGATCATCTACAAGGGCCGCTTTGGGGAGGTGCTGATCGACCCCCACCTCTTTAAACCCTGCTGCCGTAGAaagcagcaggagcagcagcaggaggctgaggaggaggatggctatgatgaagaggaggaggaggaagaggtggaggtgggggaggaaggggaggtgctggaggaacaggttgaggaggaggaggtgggaagagagaagctccaggtgctggaggagccggttgaggaggagctgagaggggaggagctgagaggggaggagcttccagaggagaaggagcagccgCAGCAGGACCTCTTCACTCAGGAACAGGTCACCATGGCAACGCTCCAGACCATAAAGCAGCAGGAGCAGTGGAGGGGTCCTGGAGACGGGCAGCTGAAATAG
- the ergic2 gene encoding endoplasmic reticulum-Golgi intermediate compartment protein 2 isoform X2, with protein MRRLSRKKAFSLVRELDAFPKVPESYVETTATGGTVSLVAFSFMALLAFLEFFVYRDTWMKYEYEVDKDFSSKLRINVDITVAMRCQFVGADVLDLAETMVASDGLKYDPVMFELSPQQRLWHMTLLHIQDRLREEHSLQDVLFKTAMKGAPTALPPREDSPPQPLHACRIHGHLYVNKVAGNFHITVGKAIPHPRGHAHLAALVSHDSFNFSHRIDHLSFGEEIPGILNPLDGTEKVCTSHNQMFQYFITIVPTKLNTYQISAETHQYSVTERDRVIDHAAGSHGVSGIFMKYDISSLMVTVTEQHMPLWKFLVRLCGIVGGIFSTTGMLHGIGRFLVDVVCCRFQLGAYKPQEASHPQHPPQTDQVNAQDPTPTGNHTH; from the exons ATGAGGAGGTTGTCCCGAAAGAAGGCTTTCAGCCTGGTGAGAGAGTTGGACGCTTTTCCTAAAGTTCCCGAAAGTTACGTGGAGACCACAGCAACTGGCGGAACAG TGTCTTTGGTGGCCTTCAGTTTCATGGCCCTGCTTGCGTTCCTGGAGTTCTTTGTGTATCGAGACACATGGATGAAGTATGAGTATGAAGTTGACAAAGACTTCTCCAG TAAATTAAGAATAAATGTTGACATCACCGTTGCCATGAGGTGCCAGT tcgtgGGGGCGGACGTCCTGGACTTAGCAGAGACCATGGTGGCATCCGATGGGCTGAAGTACGATCCA GTCATGTTTGAGCTCTCACCCCAGCAAAGACTGTGGCACAT gacTCTGCTGCACATCCAGGATCGTCTCAGGGAGGAACACTCTCTGCAGGATGTTCTCTTCAAGACTGCCATGAAAGGAGCCCCCACAGCCCTTCCCcccag GGAGGACAGCCCGCCCCAGCCCCTGCACGCCTGCAGGATACACGGACACCTCTATGTTAACAAGGTGGCAGGGAACTTCCACATCACCGTAGGAAA GGCCATCCCTCATCCCAGAGGCCACGCCCATTTAGCTGCTCTGGTCAGCCAcgact CGTTTAACTTCTCCCACCGCATCGATCACCTGTCGTTTGGGGAGGAGATCCCAGGCATCCTGAACCCTCTGGATGGGACAGAGAAGGTCTGCACCAGCC ACAACCAGATGTTCCAATACTTCATCACCATAGTGCCCACCAAGCTCAACACCTACCAGATCTCTGCCGAGACACACCAGTACTCTGTCACTGAGCGG GACCGTGTGATTGACCATGCGGCAGGAAGCCACGGTGTCTCTGGGATCTTCATGAAGTATGACATCAGCTCTCTCATGGTGACGGTTACTGAGCAACACATGCCCCTGTGGAAGTTCCTGGTCCGGCTCTGTGGCATCGTTGGGGGCATCTTCTCCACGACAG GCATGCTCCATGGCATTGGGAGGTTCTTAGTGGATGTGGTCTGCTGTCGCTTCCAGCTGGGCGCCTACAAACCACAGGAGGCAAGTCATCCACAACATCCCCCTCAgact GACCAGGTGAACGCCCAGGATCCCACCCCCACAGGAAATCATACCCACTGA